Proteins found in one Neomonachus schauinslandi chromosome 1, ASM220157v2, whole genome shotgun sequence genomic segment:
- the KEAP1 gene encoding kelch-like ECH-associated protein 1 — protein MQPEPRLSGAGARTRFLPLRSQRPEGAGDTVMYASTECKAEVTPSQHGNRTFSYTLEDHTKQAFGIMNELRLSQQLCDVTLQVKYEDAPAAQFMAHKVVLASSSPVFKAMFTNGLREQGMEVVSIEGIHPKVMERLIEFAYTASISMGEKCVLHVMNGAVMYQIDSVVRACSDFLVQQLDPSNAIGIANFAEQIGCAELHQRAREYIYMHFGEVAKQEEFFNLSHCQLVTLISRDDLNVRCESEVFHACINWVKYDCEQRRFYVQALLRAVRCHSLTPHFLQMQLQKCEILQSDSRCKDYLVKIFQELTLHKPTQVMPCRAPKVGRLIYTAGGYFRQSLSYLEAYNPSDGTWLRLADLQVPRSGLAGCVVGGLLYAVGGRNNSPDGNTDSNALDCYNPMTNQWSPCAPMSVPRNRIGVGVIDGHIYAVGGSHGCIHHNSVERYEPERDEWHLVAPMLTRRIGVGVAVLNRLLYAVGGFDGTNRLNSAECYYPERNEWRMITPMNTIRSGAGVCVLHNCIYAAGGYDGQDQLNSVERYDVETETWSFVAPMKHRRSALGITVHQGRIYVLGGYDGHTFLDSVECYDPDTDTWSEVTHMTSGRSGVGVAVTMEPCRKQIDQQNCTC, from the exons ATGCAGCCGGAACCCAGGCTTAGCGGGGCTGGGGCCCGCACGCGATTCCTTCCCCTGAGGTCACAGCGCCCTGAGGGGGCAGGGGACACGGTGATGTACGCCTCCACCGAGTGCAAAGCCGAGGTGACGCCCTCCCAGCACGGCAACCGCACCTTCAGCTACACGCTGGAGGACCACACCAAGCAGGCCTTTGGCATCATGAACGAGCTGCGGCTCAGCCAGCAGCTCTGTGATGTCACACTGCAGGTCAAATATGAGGACGCGCCAGCCGCCCAGTTCATGGCTCACAAGGTGGTGCTGGCCTCATCTAGCCCCGTCTTCAAGGCCATGTTCACCAATGGGCTGCGGGAGCAGGGCATGGAGGTGGTGTCCATTGAGGGCATCCACCCCAAGGTCATGGAGCGCCTCATTGAGTTTGCCTACACGGCCTCCATCTCCATGGGGGAGAAGTGTGTGCTCCACGTGATGAATGGCGCCGTCATGTACCAGATCGACAGCGTCGTCCGCGCCTGCAGCGACTTCCTCGTGCAGCAGCTGGACCCCAGCAACGCCATTGGCATTGCCAACTTCGCTGAACAGATCGGCTGCGCCGAGCTGCATCAGCGCGCCCGCGAATACATCTATATGCACTTCGGAGAG GTGGCCAAGCAGGAGGAATTCTTCAACCTGTCCCATTGCCAGCTGGTGACGCTCATCAGCCGAGACGATCTGAACGTGCGCTGCGAGTCCGAGGTCTTCCACGCCTGTATCAACTGGGTCAAGTATGACTGTGAGCAGCGGCGTTTCTACGTGCAGGCGCTGCTCCGGGCTGTGCGCTGCCACTCCCTCACACCCCACTTCCTGCAGATGCAGCTGCAGAAGTGCGAGATCTTGCAGTCGGACTCCCGCTGCAAGGACTACCTGGTCAAGATCTTCCAGGAGCTTACCTTGCATAAGCCCACGCAGGTGATGCCCTGTCGGGCGCCCAAAGTCGGCCGGCTCATCTACACTGCTGGTGGCTACTTCCGCCAGTCACTCAGCTACCTGGAGGCCTACAACCCCAGTGATGGCACCTGGCTCCGACTGGCAGACCTGCAGGTCCCTCGCAGTGGCCTGGCTGGCTGCGTCGTGGGCGGGCTGCTGTATGCTGTGGGTGGCCGGAACAACTCGCCCGACGGCAACACCGACTCCAATGCGCTGGACTGCTATAACCCCATGACCAACCAGTGGTCGCCCTGTGCCCCCATGAGCGTACCACGCAATCGGATCGGGGTTGGGGTCATCGATGGGCACATCTATGCCGTTGGTGGCTCCCATGGCTGCATCCACCACAACAGTGTggagag GTATGAGCCAGAGCGGGACGAGTGGCACTTGGTGGCCCCAATGCTGACTCGAAGGATCGGGGTGGGAGTGGCGGTCCTCAACCGTCTGCTCTATGCCGTCGGGGGCTTTGATGGAACAAACCGCCTCAACTCAGCCGAGTGTTACTACCCAGAGAGAAATGAGTGGCGGATGATCACACCCATGAACACCATCCGGagtggggcag GAGTCTGTGTCTTACACAACTGTATCTATGCTGCGGGAGGCTACGATGGTCAGGACCAGCTCAACAGCGTGGAGCGCTACGACGTAGAGACAGAAACGTGGAGTTTTGTAGCTCCCATGAAGCATCGGCGAAGTGCCCTGGGGATTACTGTGCACCAGGGAAGGATCTACGTTCTCG GAGGCTATGATGGCCACACGTTCCTGGACAGTGTGGAGTGTTACGACCCAGACACAGACACCTGGAGTGAGGTGACCCACATGACATCGGGCCGGAGCGGGGTGGGTGTTGCTGTCACCATGGAGCCCTGCCGGAAGCAGATCGACCAGCAGAACTGTACCTGTTGA
- the PDE4A gene encoding cAMP-specific 3',5'-cyclic phosphodiesterase 4A isoform X4: protein MPLVDFFCETCSKPWLVGWWDQFKRMLNRELTHLSEMSRSGNQVSEYISTTFLDKQNEVEIPSPTMKDREKQSAPRQRPSQQPPPPGPQFQPMSQITGVKKLMHSSSLNDSSIPRFGVKTDQEELLAQELENLNKWGLNIFCVSEYAGGRSLSCIMYTIFQERDLLKKFRIPVDTMVTYMLTLEDHYHPDVAYHNSLHAADVLQSTHVLLATPALDAVFTDLEILAALFAAAIHDVDHPGVSNQFLINTNSELALMYNDESVLENHHLAVGFKLLQEDNCDIFQNLSKRQRQSLRKMVIDMVLATDMSKHMTLLADLKTMVETKKVTSSGVLLLDNYSDRIQVLRNMVHCADLSNPTKPLELYRQWTDRIMAEFFQQGDRERERGMEISPMCDKHTASVEKSQVGFIDYIVHPLWETWADLVHPDAQEILDTLEDNRDWYYSAIRQSPSPPPEEDPRGPGHPPPPDKFQFELTLEEEEEEDVSTSPGAFEARHLSLAQDPSPAEELWEVDGQAMAAEVKVKEPRFTQQGDSADSVAAGEDESMSPDASVEAGGRSRPLALSAESPPLPALRTLPPPEEAPGLLGLPSMAAEVGAQKEHQAAKRVCSACTGTSGEDPPPLPAPGGWGSAGGPT, encoded by the exons ATGCCCTTGGTGGATTTCTTCTGTGAGACCTGCTCCAAGCCGTGGCTGGTGGGCTGGTGGGACCAG TTCAAGAGGATGTTAAACCGTGAACTCACACACCTGTCAGAGATGAGCAGGTCAGGAAACCAGGTCTCTGAGTACATCTCTACCACATTCCTGG ACAAGCAGAATGAAGTGGAGATTCCATCACCCACAATGAAGGATCGAGAAAAACAGTCAGCCCCACGGCAGAgaccctcccagcagcccccgccccctgGGCCGCAATTCCAGCCCATGTCTCAGATCACAGGGGTGAAGAAGCTGATGCACAGCAGCAGCCTGAATGATTCCAGCATCCCCCGCTTTGGGGTGAAGACCGACCAAGAGGAGCTCCTGGCCCAA GAACTAGAGAACCTGAACAAGTGGGGTCTGAACATCTTTTGCGTGTCAGAATACGCCGGAGGCCGTTCCCTCAGCTGCATCATGTACACGATATTTCAG GAGCGGGACCTGCTGAAGAAGTTCCGCATCCCGGTGGACACCATGGTGACTTATATGCTGACCCTGGAGGACCACTACCACCCCGACGTGGCCTACCACAACAGCCTGCACGCGGCTGACGTGCTGCAGTCCACGCATGTGCTGTTGGCCACACCCGCGCTCGAT GCTGTGTTCACGGACCTGGAGATTCTTGCCGCCCTCTTCGCGGCTGCCATTCATGACGTGGACCATCCTGGGGTCTCCAACCAGTTCCTGATCAACACCA ATTCGGAGCTGGCGCTCATGTACAACGACGAGTCCGTGCTGGAGAATCACCACCTGGCCGTGGGCTTCAAGCTGCTGCAGGAAGACAATTGCGACATCTTCCAGAACCTCAGCAAGCGCCAGCGGCAGAGCCTGCGCAAGATGGTCATCGACATG GTGCTGGCCACGGACATGTCCAAACACATGACCCTCCTGGCAGACCTGAAGACCATGGTGGAGACCAAGAAAGTGACCAGCTCGGGGGTCCTCCTGCTGGACAACTACTCCGACCGCATCCAG GTCCTTCGGAACATGGTGCACTGTGCGGACCTCAGCAACCCCACCAAACCCCTGGAGCTGTACCGCCAGTGGACCGACCGCATCATGGCCGAGTTCTTCCAGCAGGGCGACCGGGAGCGGGAGCGGGGCATGGAGATCAGCCCCATGTGCGACAAGCACACGGCCTCGGTGGAGAAGTCTCAG gTGGGTTTCATcgactatattgtacacccgctGTGGGAGACGTGGGCTGACCTGGTCCACCCAGATGCGCAGGAGATCCTGGACACGTTGGAAGACAACCGGGACTGGTACTACAGTGCCATCCGGCAGAGCCCTTCACCACCGCCCGAGGAGGACCCCAGAGGGCCAGGCCACCCACCCCCACCGGATAAGTTCCAGTTTGAGCTGAcgctggaggaagaggaggaggaggacgtgTCTACTTCCCCAGGTGCATTTGAAGCGCGGCACTTGTCCCTGGCTCAGGATCCATCCCCAGCTGAGGAACTATGGGAGGTGGATGGCCAGGCTATGGCCGCAGAGGTGAAGGTAAAGGAACCGCGCTTCACACAGCAAGGCGACTCAGCAGATAGTGTGGCTGCGGGCGAGGACGAGTCCATGTCCCCAGATGCATCCGTGGAAGCTGGGGGCCGCAGCAGACCCCTGGCCCTGTCTGCTGAGagtccccctctgcctgccttgaGGACCCTGCCCCCTCCAGAGGAAGCCCCGGGCCTCCTGGGCCTCCCCTCCATGGCGGCCGAGGTGGGGGCCCAAAAAGAGCATCAGGCTGCCAAGAGGGTGTGCAGCGCCTGCACAGGAACATCTGGCGaggaccctcccccactcccagctcctGGTGGGTGGGGGTCAGCTGGAGGTCCTACTTGA
- the PDE4A gene encoding cAMP-specific 3',5'-cyclic phosphodiesterase 4A isoform X5, which produces MPLVDFFCETCSKPWLVGWWDQFKRMLNRELTHLSEMSRSGNQVSEYISTTFLDKQNEVEIPSPTMKDREKQSAPRQRPSQQPPPPGPQFQPMSQITGVKKLMHSSSLNDSSIPRFGVKTDQEELLAQELENLNKWGLNIFCVSEYAGGRSLSCIMYTIFQERDLLKKFRIPVDTMVTYMLTLEDHYHPDVAYHNSLHAADVLQSTHVLLATPALDAVFTDLEILAALFAAAIHDVDHPGVSNQFLINTNSELALMYNDESVLENHHLAVGFKLLQEDNCDIFQNLSKRQRQSLRKMVIDMVLATDMSKHMTLLADLKTMVETKKVTSSGVLLLDNYSDRIQVLRNMVHCADLSNPTKPLELYRQWTDRIMAEFFQQGDRERERGMEISPMCDKHTASVEKSQVGFIDYIVHPLWETWADLVHPDAQEILDTLEDNRDWYYSAIRQSPSPPPEEDPRGPGHPPPPDKFQFELTLEEEEEEDVSTSPGAFEARHLSLAQDPSPAEELWEVKEPRFTQQGDSADSVAAGEDESMSPDASVEAGGRSRPLALSAESPPLPALRTLPPPEEAPGLLGLPSMAAEVGAQKEHQAAKRVCSACTGTSGEDPPPLPAPGGWGSAGGPT; this is translated from the exons ATGCCCTTGGTGGATTTCTTCTGTGAGACCTGCTCCAAGCCGTGGCTGGTGGGCTGGTGGGACCAG TTCAAGAGGATGTTAAACCGTGAACTCACACACCTGTCAGAGATGAGCAGGTCAGGAAACCAGGTCTCTGAGTACATCTCTACCACATTCCTGG ACAAGCAGAATGAAGTGGAGATTCCATCACCCACAATGAAGGATCGAGAAAAACAGTCAGCCCCACGGCAGAgaccctcccagcagcccccgccccctgGGCCGCAATTCCAGCCCATGTCTCAGATCACAGGGGTGAAGAAGCTGATGCACAGCAGCAGCCTGAATGATTCCAGCATCCCCCGCTTTGGGGTGAAGACCGACCAAGAGGAGCTCCTGGCCCAA GAACTAGAGAACCTGAACAAGTGGGGTCTGAACATCTTTTGCGTGTCAGAATACGCCGGAGGCCGTTCCCTCAGCTGCATCATGTACACGATATTTCAG GAGCGGGACCTGCTGAAGAAGTTCCGCATCCCGGTGGACACCATGGTGACTTATATGCTGACCCTGGAGGACCACTACCACCCCGACGTGGCCTACCACAACAGCCTGCACGCGGCTGACGTGCTGCAGTCCACGCATGTGCTGTTGGCCACACCCGCGCTCGAT GCTGTGTTCACGGACCTGGAGATTCTTGCCGCCCTCTTCGCGGCTGCCATTCATGACGTGGACCATCCTGGGGTCTCCAACCAGTTCCTGATCAACACCA ATTCGGAGCTGGCGCTCATGTACAACGACGAGTCCGTGCTGGAGAATCACCACCTGGCCGTGGGCTTCAAGCTGCTGCAGGAAGACAATTGCGACATCTTCCAGAACCTCAGCAAGCGCCAGCGGCAGAGCCTGCGCAAGATGGTCATCGACATG GTGCTGGCCACGGACATGTCCAAACACATGACCCTCCTGGCAGACCTGAAGACCATGGTGGAGACCAAGAAAGTGACCAGCTCGGGGGTCCTCCTGCTGGACAACTACTCCGACCGCATCCAG GTCCTTCGGAACATGGTGCACTGTGCGGACCTCAGCAACCCCACCAAACCCCTGGAGCTGTACCGCCAGTGGACCGACCGCATCATGGCCGAGTTCTTCCAGCAGGGCGACCGGGAGCGGGAGCGGGGCATGGAGATCAGCCCCATGTGCGACAAGCACACGGCCTCGGTGGAGAAGTCTCAG gTGGGTTTCATcgactatattgtacacccgctGTGGGAGACGTGGGCTGACCTGGTCCACCCAGATGCGCAGGAGATCCTGGACACGTTGGAAGACAACCGGGACTGGTACTACAGTGCCATCCGGCAGAGCCCTTCACCACCGCCCGAGGAGGACCCCAGAGGGCCAGGCCACCCACCCCCACCGGATAAGTTCCAGTTTGAGCTGAcgctggaggaagaggaggaggaggacgtgTCTACTTCCCCAGGTGCATTTGAAGCGCGGCACTTGTCCCTGGCTCAGGATCCATCCCCAGCTGAGGAACTATGGGAG GTAAAGGAACCGCGCTTCACACAGCAAGGCGACTCAGCAGATAGTGTGGCTGCGGGCGAGGACGAGTCCATGTCCCCAGATGCATCCGTGGAAGCTGGGGGCCGCAGCAGACCCCTGGCCCTGTCTGCTGAGagtccccctctgcctgccttgaGGACCCTGCCCCCTCCAGAGGAAGCCCCGGGCCTCCTGGGCCTCCCCTCCATGGCGGCCGAGGTGGGGGCCCAAAAAGAGCATCAGGCTGCCAAGAGGGTGTGCAGCGCCTGCACAGGAACATCTGGCGaggaccctcccccactcccagctcctGGTGGGTGGGGGTCAGCTGGAGGTCCTACTTGA